The genomic stretch TAAAAAATGGCTTTTGGTGTAAAACGTGATGAAATGGAGTTATGGAAAGAAAAAGCAGCCCGTGGAGAGATTGCAATTATCACCCATTATTGGCTAGATGATCGCTTTCCTGAATCAAAAACTGTAACCAAAGTTGCATGTGTAGATTTGAAAAAACTACAACAATGGGGGAAACAATATGGTTTAGCCCCAGATTGGATTGATAACCGTCGAAAAAACTTTCCGCATTATGATTTGTTTGGCGAGATGCAACTCGTTGTACTGAAAAAAGAAAAAGCCTTTGAACAAATCGAGCGGTTTCATTTGGAGGAGAAATAACAATGATTAAACTGGAAAATGAAGTATTGCTTGTAGAAATGAAAACAGCTGGAGCAGAATTAACGCGAATCTTCCATAAAGATACCGGACTTGAGTATTTATGGAATGCTGATAGCAAGTTTTGGGGGCGTCATTCACCTGTTCTATTTCCAACAGTTGGAAGGCTTGTAGAAGATACTTACTTAGTCGATGGAAAGCCGTACCACTTAGGGCAACACGGGTTTGCCCGTGACCGTGATTTTCAAGTAATCGAGCAAACAGAAAAATCGGTACGTTTTGAGTTGGATGCAGACGAAGATTCATTAGCAGTTTATCCCTACAAATTTAAACTATCGATTATTTATACAATAGAAAAAAATACGGTAGCTGTTTCCTACGAAGTTGAAAATACGGATAACAAGCGAATTTATTTCTCTATTGGTGCGCACCCAGCTTTTAATTTACCATTAACAGACGGGACGACATTTGAAGATTATTATTTGGATTTCGGAACAGAAGAGAATTTAGAAACACTTTGTTTAGAAGGGCCATACCGCAGTGGCGAAATTAAGAAGGTTGTCGATAAACCAGCACAATACTTACCACTGAGCTATGATTTATTTAAAAACGATGCACTTATTTTTGAAGCACTAAAACAAAAAGAAATGACCATCAAATCAGATAAAACACCTCATTTTGTAAAAGTATCTTTCCCAGAATTCCCATTTGTAGGTGTTTGGACGGCAAAACCGGGGACCCCTTTCTTATGTATTGAACCGTGGTACGGAATTGCAGATGGTGCTGGAGAATCTGTTGAACTGCGAGATAAAGCGGGAATAGAGCATTTAGAGCCAGAAGCTGTCTTTGCTTCCGAATATGAAATTACAGTAGGTTAAAACGAAAACCCAGAAGAGCGAAATGCATCTTCTGGGTTTTATTACATCCATTTTATTTTGGGTTCTTCGCCGTTACGAATCCGAGTGATATTTGCTCGGTGACGCCAGATGACAAAGAGTGCGATACAAGCAACAAGAATAATTAAAATCCAGTCTCCCATGAAAAGAGAAATAATTAACGCTGCAAGTGCT from Listeria monocytogenes ATCC 19117 encodes the following:
- a CDS encoding aldose 1-epimerase family protein, with product MIKLENEVLLVEMKTAGAELTRIFHKDTGLEYLWNADSKFWGRHSPVLFPTVGRLVEDTYLVDGKPYHLGQHGFARDRDFQVIEQTEKSVRFELDADEDSLAVYPYKFKLSIIYTIEKNTVAVSYEVENTDNKRIYFSIGAHPAFNLPLTDGTTFEDYYLDFGTEENLETLCLEGPYRSGEIKKVVDKPAQYLPLSYDLFKNDALIFEALKQKEMTIKSDKTPHFVKVSFPEFPFVGVWTAKPGTPFLCIEPWYGIADGAGESVELRDKAGIEHLEPEAVFASEYEITVG